Proteins co-encoded in one Papaver somniferum cultivar HN1 chromosome 5, ASM357369v1, whole genome shotgun sequence genomic window:
- the LOC113277469 gene encoding carboxy-terminal domain RNA polymerase II polypeptide A small phosphatase 1-like, translating to MVSKILKKTPTKPSKDRRNHRRRRKSTPLKNVTNATSFFIASINKSIYTCQRRLIKIFTKFTNIGTPNRRKQGFHILKKCPITKDEEEKQQLLGKKDNNHICRSLNFNNVVVLPPSLLPERRTIFLDLDETLIHSTTDPSPERFDFIVRPRIEGEVMNFYVLKRPGVDEFLESISKKFEIVVFTAGLKEYASLVLDKIDRNGVISHRLCRDSCKEMDGRFVKDLSQIGRDLKNVVLVDDNPNAYIFQPDNALPVRPFIDDLQDRELENVRRFFEGSDCFEDMRDAVKKYIWEGEQKQQVLEMF from the coding sequence atggtGTCCAAGATACTAAAGAAAACCCCAACAAAACCCTCAAAAGATCGTCGGAATCATCGCCGTAGAAGAAAGAGTACACCCCTCAAGAACGTAACAAATGCAACTTCATTCTTCATCGCGTCGATTAACAAATCGATTTATACATGTCAACGTCGTCTCATCAAAATCTTTACAAAGTTCACAAACATTGGAACCCCTAATCGTCGAAAGCAAGGGTTTCATATCCTGAAGAAATGCCCAATCACCAAAGACGAAGAAGAGAAACAACAATTACTCGGGAAAAAAGATAATAACCATATCTGCCGATCATTGAATTTCAACAACGTCGTCGTTCTTCCTCCATCTTTATTACCTGAAAGAAGAACGATCTTTCTTGATTTAGATGAAACATTGATTCATTCAACAACTGATCCGTCTCCAGAACGGTTCGATTTCATTGTTCGACCTAGAATTGAAGGAGAAGTGATGAATTTCTATGTTTTGAAACGTCCAGGTGTTGATGAGTTTCTCGAATCCATTTCGAAGAAATTCGAAATTGTTGTTTTTACTGCCGGATTGAAAGAGTATGCTTCACTTGTTCTTGATAAAATCGACCGGAATGGGGTAATTTCTCATCGACTTTGTCGAGATTCGTGCAAGGAAATGGATGGAAGATTTGTGAAAGATTTGTCCCAAATTGGAAGAGATTTGAAAAATGTAGTACTTGTTGATGATAACCCTAATGCATATATATTTCAGCCTGATAATGCACTTCCTGTGCGTCCGTTTATTGATGATCTCCAAGATAGAGAACTCGAAAATGTCAGGAGATTTTTCGAAGGTTCCGATTGTTTTGAAGATATGAGAGATGCTGTTAAGAAGTATATCTGGGAAGGAGAACAGAAACAACAAGTTCTAGaaatgttttga
- the LOC113281735 gene encoding protein IMPAIRED IN BABA-INDUCED STERILITY 1-like isoform X4, whose translation MGCITSKEATVKPSTSEEFRDNGSAISGSSSLRIRTKLPEPDYRKVIHSRNNIGGGNNKLGESKREKPKVEDRSFRLRNLHRHVEGEQVAAGWPSWLSAVAREAIHGWIPLRAESFEKLEKIGQGTYSSVFRARELATGRMLALKKVRFDNFEPESVRFMSREITILRKLDHPNVMKLEGLITSRLSTSVYLVFEYMEHDIAGLSSCPDIKFSESQVKCYMHQLLSGLKHCHSRGIMHRDIKGSNLLVSDDGVLKIADFGLANFVSVGHIQPLTSRVVTLWYRPPELLLGSTNYGQSVDLWSVGCLFAELLLGKPILKGRTEVEQLHKIFKLCGSPPDEYWKKFKLPHATIFKPRNSNASSLSVTCKDLPTSALNLIQTLLSIEPYKRGTASAALKSKYFTTRPYACHASSLPKYPPNKEIDARTRDEARRKRAAGRARKSETTRRRARVSNVLPEPKHALPPKELQVNIQNVRKSNACLLEEQKKSCQEEIYLSGPLHITPSSGFAWVRSRNEDLAYNGREMQKHWTKFERLDSFDDSKQHHSLGFSTAVYQSQDFPKIKRSNKEEDRVDFSGPLMNQHQHHKASEPSERRSIRERQAARRTTWLPKRLFS comes from the exons ATGGGTTGTATAACATCAAAAGAAGCTACAGTAAAGCCTTCAACGTCCGAAGAGTTTCGAGATAATGGGTCAGCGATATCGGGTTCGTCTTCTTTGCGAATTCGAACAAAGTTACCTGAACCGGATTACAGGAAGGTAATTCATTCAAGAAATAATATTGGTGGTGGAAACAATAAATTGGGAGAATCAAAAAGAGAGAAACCCAAAGTTGAAGATCGTAGTTTTAGATTGAGAAATTTGCATAGACATGTTGAAGGTGAACAAGTTGCTGCTGGTTGGCCTTCTTGGCTTAGTGCTGTTGCTCGTGAAGCTATCCATGGTTGGATTCCTCTTCGAGCTGAAAGTTTCGAGAAATTGGAAAAG ATTGGACAAGGTACATACAGCAGTGTTTTCCGAGCGCGAGAGCTTGCAACTGGGAGGATGCTGGCGTTAAAGAAAGTTCGGTTTGATAACTTTGAGCCAGAAAGTGTGAGATTTATGTCGCGGGAAATAACGATTCTCCGCAAACTAGATCATCCAAATGTTATGAAACTGGAGGGACTAATTACTTCTAGACTGTCAACTAGTgtctatcttgtttttgagtatatGGAACATGATATTGCTGGTTTATCATCTTGTCCTGACATCAAGTTCAGTGAATCACAG GTTAAATGCTATATGCATCAACTACTATCTGGCCTCAAACACTGTCATTCAAGAGGTATAATGCACCGAGATATCAAGGGATCCAACCTTCTTGTCAGTGATGATGGAGTTCTGAAGATAGCTGATTTTGGCCTCGCAAATTTTGTTAGTGTCGGGCACATTCAACCATTAACTAGTCGAGTTGTTACTTTATGGTATCGGCCTCCTGAACTTTTGCTTGGATCCACCAATTATGGGCAATCTGTTGATCTATGGAGTGTTGGTTGTTTATTTGCTGAACTGCTTCTCGGAAAGCCTATACTTAAAGGAAGAACTGAG GTCGAACAACTGCACAAAATCTTCAAACTTTGTGGTTCCCCACCTGATGAGTACTGGAAAAAGTTCAAACTGCCTCATGCAACTATTTTCAAACCCCGGAATTCTAATGCCAGTAGCCTCTCTGTTACCTGTAAAGATTTACCAACAAGTGCTCTCAATTTGATACAAACACTTCTCTCCATAGAACCCTACAAGCGTGGTACTGCTTCTGCTGCTCTTAAGTCCAAG TATTTCACAACAAGACCTTATGCATGTCATGCATCAAGCCTGCCGAAGTACCCACCAAACAAGGAGATAGATGCTAGAACTCGTGATGAGGCACGACG GAAAAGAGCTGCTGGTAGAGCACGAAAATCTGAAACAACACGAAGAAGAGCAAGAGTGTCTAATGTTTTGCCTGAACCAAAACATGCATTACCACCCAAG GAGTTGCAGGTCAATATACAAAATGTGCGTAAAAGCAATGCTTGCTTATTAGAAGAACAAAAGAAATCATGCCAAGAAGAAATATATTTATCAGGTCCTCTACACATCACGCCATCAAGTGGGTTTGCATGGGTGAGAAGTCGAAATGAAGATCTTGCCTACAATGG GAGGGAAATGCAGAAACACTGGACCAAATTCGAACGTCTGGATTCCTTCGATGATTCTAAACAACATCATTCTCTAGGGTTCTCAACTGCAGTCTATCAAAGCCAAGATTTTCCAAAGATCAAGAGAAGCAATAAG GAAGAAGACAGAGTTGATTTCTCAGGGCCATTAATGAACCAACACCAACATCATAAAGCCAGTGAACCCTCAGAGAGACGTAGCATTCGAGAGCGGCAAGCAGCTCGTAGAACAACATGGTTACCCAAGAGGTTATTTAGCTAA
- the LOC113281735 gene encoding protein IMPAIRED IN BABA-INDUCED STERILITY 1-like isoform X3: MGCITSKEATVKPSTSEEFRDNGSAISGSSSLRIRTKLPEPDYRKVIHSRNNIGGGNNKLGESKREKPKVEDRSFRLRNLHRHVEGEQVAAGWPSWLSAVAREAIHGWIPLRAESFEKLEKIGQGTYSSVFRARELATGRMLALKKVRFDNFEPESVRFMSREITILRKLDHPNVMKLEGLITSRLSTSVYLVFEYMEHDIAGLSSCPDIKFSESQVKCYMHQLLSGLKHCHSRGIMHRDIKGSNLLVSDDGVLKIADFGLANFVSVGHIQPLTSRVVTLWYRPPELLLGSTNYGQSVDLWSVGCLFAELLLGKPILKGRTEVEQLHKIFKLCGSPPDEYWKKFKLPHATIFKPRNSNASSLSVTCKDLPTSALNLIQTLLSIEPYKRGTASAALKSKYFTTRPYACHASSLPKYPPNKEIDARTRDEARRKRAAGRARKSETTRRRARVSNVLPEPKHALPPKELQVNIQNVRKSNACLLEEQKKSCQEEIYLSGPLHITPSSGFAWVRSRNEDLAYNGYSSRIHIKSKVNPSNVQLKRTSSELKDIRVGLFGTHTESGVHDLYSRREMQKHWTKFERLDSFDDSKQHHSLGFSTAVYQSQDFPKIKRSNKKTELISQGH; this comes from the exons ATGGGTTGTATAACATCAAAAGAAGCTACAGTAAAGCCTTCAACGTCCGAAGAGTTTCGAGATAATGGGTCAGCGATATCGGGTTCGTCTTCTTTGCGAATTCGAACAAAGTTACCTGAACCGGATTACAGGAAGGTAATTCATTCAAGAAATAATATTGGTGGTGGAAACAATAAATTGGGAGAATCAAAAAGAGAGAAACCCAAAGTTGAAGATCGTAGTTTTAGATTGAGAAATTTGCATAGACATGTTGAAGGTGAACAAGTTGCTGCTGGTTGGCCTTCTTGGCTTAGTGCTGTTGCTCGTGAAGCTATCCATGGTTGGATTCCTCTTCGAGCTGAAAGTTTCGAGAAATTGGAAAAG ATTGGACAAGGTACATACAGCAGTGTTTTCCGAGCGCGAGAGCTTGCAACTGGGAGGATGCTGGCGTTAAAGAAAGTTCGGTTTGATAACTTTGAGCCAGAAAGTGTGAGATTTATGTCGCGGGAAATAACGATTCTCCGCAAACTAGATCATCCAAATGTTATGAAACTGGAGGGACTAATTACTTCTAGACTGTCAACTAGTgtctatcttgtttttgagtatatGGAACATGATATTGCTGGTTTATCATCTTGTCCTGACATCAAGTTCAGTGAATCACAG GTTAAATGCTATATGCATCAACTACTATCTGGCCTCAAACACTGTCATTCAAGAGGTATAATGCACCGAGATATCAAGGGATCCAACCTTCTTGTCAGTGATGATGGAGTTCTGAAGATAGCTGATTTTGGCCTCGCAAATTTTGTTAGTGTCGGGCACATTCAACCATTAACTAGTCGAGTTGTTACTTTATGGTATCGGCCTCCTGAACTTTTGCTTGGATCCACCAATTATGGGCAATCTGTTGATCTATGGAGTGTTGGTTGTTTATTTGCTGAACTGCTTCTCGGAAAGCCTATACTTAAAGGAAGAACTGAG GTCGAACAACTGCACAAAATCTTCAAACTTTGTGGTTCCCCACCTGATGAGTACTGGAAAAAGTTCAAACTGCCTCATGCAACTATTTTCAAACCCCGGAATTCTAATGCCAGTAGCCTCTCTGTTACCTGTAAAGATTTACCAACAAGTGCTCTCAATTTGATACAAACACTTCTCTCCATAGAACCCTACAAGCGTGGTACTGCTTCTGCTGCTCTTAAGTCCAAG TATTTCACAACAAGACCTTATGCATGTCATGCATCAAGCCTGCCGAAGTACCCACCAAACAAGGAGATAGATGCTAGAACTCGTGATGAGGCACGACG GAAAAGAGCTGCTGGTAGAGCACGAAAATCTGAAACAACACGAAGAAGAGCAAGAGTGTCTAATGTTTTGCCTGAACCAAAACATGCATTACCACCCAAG GAGTTGCAGGTCAATATACAAAATGTGCGTAAAAGCAATGCTTGCTTATTAGAAGAACAAAAGAAATCATGCCAAGAAGAAATATATTTATCAGGTCCTCTACACATCACGCCATCAAGTGGGTTTGCATGGGTGAGAAGTCGAAATGAAGATCTTGCCTACAATGGGTATAGTTCAAGAATTCATATTAAAAGCAAAGTCAATCCTTCAAATGTCCAACTAAAAAGAACTAGTTCAGAACTTAAAGACATTCGTGTTGGTTTATTTGGAACTCATACCGAATCAGGTGTCCATGACTTGTATTCCAGGAGGGAAATGCAGAAACACTGGACCAAATTCGAACGTCTGGATTCCTTCGATGATTCTAAACAACATCATTCTCTAGGGTTCTCAACTGCAGTCTATCAAAGCCAAGATTTTCCAAAGATCAAGAGAAGCAATAAG AAGACAGAGTTGATTTCTCAGGGCCATTAA
- the LOC113281735 gene encoding protein IMPAIRED IN BABA-INDUCED STERILITY 1-like isoform X1 has protein sequence MGCITSKEATVKPSTSEEFRDNGSAISGSSSLRIRTKLPEPDYRKVIHSRNNIGGGNNKLGESKREKPKVEDRSFRLRNLHRHVEGEQVAAGWPSWLSAVAREAIHGWIPLRAESFEKLEKIGQGTYSSVFRARELATGRMLALKKVRFDNFEPESVRFMSREITILRKLDHPNVMKLEGLITSRLSTSVYLVFEYMEHDIAGLSSCPDIKFSESQVKCYMHQLLSGLKHCHSRGIMHRDIKGSNLLVSDDGVLKIADFGLANFVSVGHIQPLTSRVVTLWYRPPELLLGSTNYGQSVDLWSVGCLFAELLLGKPILKGRTEVEQLHKIFKLCGSPPDEYWKKFKLPHATIFKPRNSNASSLSVTCKDLPTSALNLIQTLLSIEPYKRGTASAALKSKYFTTRPYACHASSLPKYPPNKEIDARTRDEARRKRAAGRARKSETTRRRARVSNVLPEPKHALPPKELQVNIQNVRKSNACLLEEQKKSCQEEIYLSGPLHITPSSGFAWVRSRNEDLAYNGYSSRIHIKSKVNPSNVQLKRTSSELKDIRVGLFGTHTESGVHDLYSRREMQKHWTKFERLDSFDDSKQHHSLGFSTAVYQSQDFPKIKRSNKEEDRVDFSGPLMNQHQHHKASEPSERRSIRERQAARRTTWLPKRLFS, from the exons ATGGGTTGTATAACATCAAAAGAAGCTACAGTAAAGCCTTCAACGTCCGAAGAGTTTCGAGATAATGGGTCAGCGATATCGGGTTCGTCTTCTTTGCGAATTCGAACAAAGTTACCTGAACCGGATTACAGGAAGGTAATTCATTCAAGAAATAATATTGGTGGTGGAAACAATAAATTGGGAGAATCAAAAAGAGAGAAACCCAAAGTTGAAGATCGTAGTTTTAGATTGAGAAATTTGCATAGACATGTTGAAGGTGAACAAGTTGCTGCTGGTTGGCCTTCTTGGCTTAGTGCTGTTGCTCGTGAAGCTATCCATGGTTGGATTCCTCTTCGAGCTGAAAGTTTCGAGAAATTGGAAAAG ATTGGACAAGGTACATACAGCAGTGTTTTCCGAGCGCGAGAGCTTGCAACTGGGAGGATGCTGGCGTTAAAGAAAGTTCGGTTTGATAACTTTGAGCCAGAAAGTGTGAGATTTATGTCGCGGGAAATAACGATTCTCCGCAAACTAGATCATCCAAATGTTATGAAACTGGAGGGACTAATTACTTCTAGACTGTCAACTAGTgtctatcttgtttttgagtatatGGAACATGATATTGCTGGTTTATCATCTTGTCCTGACATCAAGTTCAGTGAATCACAG GTTAAATGCTATATGCATCAACTACTATCTGGCCTCAAACACTGTCATTCAAGAGGTATAATGCACCGAGATATCAAGGGATCCAACCTTCTTGTCAGTGATGATGGAGTTCTGAAGATAGCTGATTTTGGCCTCGCAAATTTTGTTAGTGTCGGGCACATTCAACCATTAACTAGTCGAGTTGTTACTTTATGGTATCGGCCTCCTGAACTTTTGCTTGGATCCACCAATTATGGGCAATCTGTTGATCTATGGAGTGTTGGTTGTTTATTTGCTGAACTGCTTCTCGGAAAGCCTATACTTAAAGGAAGAACTGAG GTCGAACAACTGCACAAAATCTTCAAACTTTGTGGTTCCCCACCTGATGAGTACTGGAAAAAGTTCAAACTGCCTCATGCAACTATTTTCAAACCCCGGAATTCTAATGCCAGTAGCCTCTCTGTTACCTGTAAAGATTTACCAACAAGTGCTCTCAATTTGATACAAACACTTCTCTCCATAGAACCCTACAAGCGTGGTACTGCTTCTGCTGCTCTTAAGTCCAAG TATTTCACAACAAGACCTTATGCATGTCATGCATCAAGCCTGCCGAAGTACCCACCAAACAAGGAGATAGATGCTAGAACTCGTGATGAGGCACGACG GAAAAGAGCTGCTGGTAGAGCACGAAAATCTGAAACAACACGAAGAAGAGCAAGAGTGTCTAATGTTTTGCCTGAACCAAAACATGCATTACCACCCAAG GAGTTGCAGGTCAATATACAAAATGTGCGTAAAAGCAATGCTTGCTTATTAGAAGAACAAAAGAAATCATGCCAAGAAGAAATATATTTATCAGGTCCTCTACACATCACGCCATCAAGTGGGTTTGCATGGGTGAGAAGTCGAAATGAAGATCTTGCCTACAATGGGTATAGTTCAAGAATTCATATTAAAAGCAAAGTCAATCCTTCAAATGTCCAACTAAAAAGAACTAGTTCAGAACTTAAAGACATTCGTGTTGGTTTATTTGGAACTCATACCGAATCAGGTGTCCATGACTTGTATTCCAGGAGGGAAATGCAGAAACACTGGACCAAATTCGAACGTCTGGATTCCTTCGATGATTCTAAACAACATCATTCTCTAGGGTTCTCAACTGCAGTCTATCAAAGCCAAGATTTTCCAAAGATCAAGAGAAGCAATAAG GAAGAAGACAGAGTTGATTTCTCAGGGCCATTAATGAACCAACACCAACATCATAAAGCCAGTGAACCCTCAGAGAGACGTAGCATTCGAGAGCGGCAAGCAGCTCGTAGAACAACATGGTTACCCAAGAGGTTATTTAGCTAA
- the LOC113281735 gene encoding protein IMPAIRED IN BABA-INDUCED STERILITY 1-like isoform X2, translated as MGCITSKEATVKPSTSEEFRDNGSAISGSSSLRIRTKLPEPDYRKVIHSRNNIGGGNNKLGESKREKPKVEDRSFRLRNLHRHVEGEQVAAGWPSWLSAVAREAIHGWIPLRAESFEKLEKIGQGTYSSVFRARELATGRMLALKKVRFDNFEPESVRFMSREITILRKLDHPNVMKLEGLITSRLSTSVYLVFEYMEHDIAGLSSCPDIKFSESQVKCYMHQLLSGLKHCHSRGIMHRDIKGSNLLVSDDGVLKIADFGLANFVSVGHIQPLTSRVVTLWYRPPELLLGSTNYGQSVDLWSVGCLFAELLLGKPILKGRTEVEQLHKIFKLCGSPPDEYWKKFKLPHATIFKPRNSNASSLSVTCKDLPTSALNLIQTLLSIEPYKRGTASAALKSKYFTTRPYACHASSLPKYPPNKEIDARTRDEARRKRAAGRARKSETTRRRARVSNVLPEPKHALPPKELQVNIQNVRKSNACLLEEQKKSCQEEIYLSGPLHITPSSGFAWVRSRNEDLAYNGYSSRIHIKSKVNPSNVQLKRTSSELKDIRVGLFGTHTESGVHDLYSRREMQKHWTKFERLDSFDDSKQHHSLGFSTAVYQSQDFPKIKRSNKEEDRVDFSGPLMNQHQHHKASEPSERRSIRERQAARRTTWLPKR; from the exons ATGGGTTGTATAACATCAAAAGAAGCTACAGTAAAGCCTTCAACGTCCGAAGAGTTTCGAGATAATGGGTCAGCGATATCGGGTTCGTCTTCTTTGCGAATTCGAACAAAGTTACCTGAACCGGATTACAGGAAGGTAATTCATTCAAGAAATAATATTGGTGGTGGAAACAATAAATTGGGAGAATCAAAAAGAGAGAAACCCAAAGTTGAAGATCGTAGTTTTAGATTGAGAAATTTGCATAGACATGTTGAAGGTGAACAAGTTGCTGCTGGTTGGCCTTCTTGGCTTAGTGCTGTTGCTCGTGAAGCTATCCATGGTTGGATTCCTCTTCGAGCTGAAAGTTTCGAGAAATTGGAAAAG ATTGGACAAGGTACATACAGCAGTGTTTTCCGAGCGCGAGAGCTTGCAACTGGGAGGATGCTGGCGTTAAAGAAAGTTCGGTTTGATAACTTTGAGCCAGAAAGTGTGAGATTTATGTCGCGGGAAATAACGATTCTCCGCAAACTAGATCATCCAAATGTTATGAAACTGGAGGGACTAATTACTTCTAGACTGTCAACTAGTgtctatcttgtttttgagtatatGGAACATGATATTGCTGGTTTATCATCTTGTCCTGACATCAAGTTCAGTGAATCACAG GTTAAATGCTATATGCATCAACTACTATCTGGCCTCAAACACTGTCATTCAAGAGGTATAATGCACCGAGATATCAAGGGATCCAACCTTCTTGTCAGTGATGATGGAGTTCTGAAGATAGCTGATTTTGGCCTCGCAAATTTTGTTAGTGTCGGGCACATTCAACCATTAACTAGTCGAGTTGTTACTTTATGGTATCGGCCTCCTGAACTTTTGCTTGGATCCACCAATTATGGGCAATCTGTTGATCTATGGAGTGTTGGTTGTTTATTTGCTGAACTGCTTCTCGGAAAGCCTATACTTAAAGGAAGAACTGAG GTCGAACAACTGCACAAAATCTTCAAACTTTGTGGTTCCCCACCTGATGAGTACTGGAAAAAGTTCAAACTGCCTCATGCAACTATTTTCAAACCCCGGAATTCTAATGCCAGTAGCCTCTCTGTTACCTGTAAAGATTTACCAACAAGTGCTCTCAATTTGATACAAACACTTCTCTCCATAGAACCCTACAAGCGTGGTACTGCTTCTGCTGCTCTTAAGTCCAAG TATTTCACAACAAGACCTTATGCATGTCATGCATCAAGCCTGCCGAAGTACCCACCAAACAAGGAGATAGATGCTAGAACTCGTGATGAGGCACGACG GAAAAGAGCTGCTGGTAGAGCACGAAAATCTGAAACAACACGAAGAAGAGCAAGAGTGTCTAATGTTTTGCCTGAACCAAAACATGCATTACCACCCAAG GAGTTGCAGGTCAATATACAAAATGTGCGTAAAAGCAATGCTTGCTTATTAGAAGAACAAAAGAAATCATGCCAAGAAGAAATATATTTATCAGGTCCTCTACACATCACGCCATCAAGTGGGTTTGCATGGGTGAGAAGTCGAAATGAAGATCTTGCCTACAATGGGTATAGTTCAAGAATTCATATTAAAAGCAAAGTCAATCCTTCAAATGTCCAACTAAAAAGAACTAGTTCAGAACTTAAAGACATTCGTGTTGGTTTATTTGGAACTCATACCGAATCAGGTGTCCATGACTTGTATTCCAGGAGGGAAATGCAGAAACACTGGACCAAATTCGAACGTCTGGATTCCTTCGATGATTCTAAACAACATCATTCTCTAGGGTTCTCAACTGCAGTCTATCAAAGCCAAGATTTTCCAAAGATCAAGAGAAGCAATAAG GAAGAAGACAGAGTTGATTTCTCAGGGCCATTAATGAACCAACACCAACATCATAAAGCCAGTGAACCCTCAGAGAGACGTAGCATTCGAGAGCGGCAAGCAGCTCGTAGAACAACATGGTTACCCAAGAG GTAG
- the LOC113281735 gene encoding protein IMPAIRED IN BABA-INDUCED STERILITY 1-like isoform X5: MGCITSKEATVKPSTSEEFRDNGSAISGSSSLRIRTKLPEPDYRKVIHSRNNIGGGNNKLGESKREKPKVEDRSFRLRNLHRHVEGEQVAAGWPSWLSAVAREAIHGWIPLRAESFEKLEKIGQGTYSSVFRARELATGRMLALKKVRFDNFEPESVRFMSREITILRKLDHPNVMKLEGLITSRLSTSVYLVFEYMEHDIAGLSSCPDIKFSESQVKCYMHQLLSGLKHCHSRGIMHRDIKGSNLLVSDDGVLKIADFGLANFVSVGHIQPLTSRVVTLWYRPPELLLGSTNYGQSVDLWSVGCLFAELLLGKPILKGRTEVEQLHKIFKLCGSPPDEYWKKFKLPHATIFKPRNSNASSLSVTCKDLPTSALNLIQTLLSIEPYKRGTASAALKSKYFTTRPYACHASSLPKYPPNKEIDARTRDEARRKRAAGRARKSETTRRRARVSNVLPEPKHALPPKELQVNIQNVRKSNACLLEEQKKSCQEEIYLSGPLHITPSSGFAWVRSRNEDLAYNGREMQKHWTKFERLDSFDDSKQHHSLGFSTAVYQSQDFPKIKRSNKEEDRVDFSGPLMNQHQHHKASEPSERRSIRERQAARRTTWLPKR, encoded by the exons ATGGGTTGTATAACATCAAAAGAAGCTACAGTAAAGCCTTCAACGTCCGAAGAGTTTCGAGATAATGGGTCAGCGATATCGGGTTCGTCTTCTTTGCGAATTCGAACAAAGTTACCTGAACCGGATTACAGGAAGGTAATTCATTCAAGAAATAATATTGGTGGTGGAAACAATAAATTGGGAGAATCAAAAAGAGAGAAACCCAAAGTTGAAGATCGTAGTTTTAGATTGAGAAATTTGCATAGACATGTTGAAGGTGAACAAGTTGCTGCTGGTTGGCCTTCTTGGCTTAGTGCTGTTGCTCGTGAAGCTATCCATGGTTGGATTCCTCTTCGAGCTGAAAGTTTCGAGAAATTGGAAAAG ATTGGACAAGGTACATACAGCAGTGTTTTCCGAGCGCGAGAGCTTGCAACTGGGAGGATGCTGGCGTTAAAGAAAGTTCGGTTTGATAACTTTGAGCCAGAAAGTGTGAGATTTATGTCGCGGGAAATAACGATTCTCCGCAAACTAGATCATCCAAATGTTATGAAACTGGAGGGACTAATTACTTCTAGACTGTCAACTAGTgtctatcttgtttttgagtatatGGAACATGATATTGCTGGTTTATCATCTTGTCCTGACATCAAGTTCAGTGAATCACAG GTTAAATGCTATATGCATCAACTACTATCTGGCCTCAAACACTGTCATTCAAGAGGTATAATGCACCGAGATATCAAGGGATCCAACCTTCTTGTCAGTGATGATGGAGTTCTGAAGATAGCTGATTTTGGCCTCGCAAATTTTGTTAGTGTCGGGCACATTCAACCATTAACTAGTCGAGTTGTTACTTTATGGTATCGGCCTCCTGAACTTTTGCTTGGATCCACCAATTATGGGCAATCTGTTGATCTATGGAGTGTTGGTTGTTTATTTGCTGAACTGCTTCTCGGAAAGCCTATACTTAAAGGAAGAACTGAG GTCGAACAACTGCACAAAATCTTCAAACTTTGTGGTTCCCCACCTGATGAGTACTGGAAAAAGTTCAAACTGCCTCATGCAACTATTTTCAAACCCCGGAATTCTAATGCCAGTAGCCTCTCTGTTACCTGTAAAGATTTACCAACAAGTGCTCTCAATTTGATACAAACACTTCTCTCCATAGAACCCTACAAGCGTGGTACTGCTTCTGCTGCTCTTAAGTCCAAG TATTTCACAACAAGACCTTATGCATGTCATGCATCAAGCCTGCCGAAGTACCCACCAAACAAGGAGATAGATGCTAGAACTCGTGATGAGGCACGACG GAAAAGAGCTGCTGGTAGAGCACGAAAATCTGAAACAACACGAAGAAGAGCAAGAGTGTCTAATGTTTTGCCTGAACCAAAACATGCATTACCACCCAAG GAGTTGCAGGTCAATATACAAAATGTGCGTAAAAGCAATGCTTGCTTATTAGAAGAACAAAAGAAATCATGCCAAGAAGAAATATATTTATCAGGTCCTCTACACATCACGCCATCAAGTGGGTTTGCATGGGTGAGAAGTCGAAATGAAGATCTTGCCTACAATGG GAGGGAAATGCAGAAACACTGGACCAAATTCGAACGTCTGGATTCCTTCGATGATTCTAAACAACATCATTCTCTAGGGTTCTCAACTGCAGTCTATCAAAGCCAAGATTTTCCAAAGATCAAGAGAAGCAATAAG GAAGAAGACAGAGTTGATTTCTCAGGGCCATTAATGAACCAACACCAACATCATAAAGCCAGTGAACCCTCAGAGAGACGTAGCATTCGAGAGCGGCAAGCAGCTCGTAGAACAACATGGTTACCCAAGAG GTAG